One genomic segment of Leptospira sp. WS92.C1 includes these proteins:
- a CDS encoding patatin-like phospholipase family protein, translating to MPPVLDDSIAFERKQESPTRLGEAFQGLWLENEICLAIAGGGCKAFYGLGFGHELKSWGLKFREVSGVSAGAAMVLCLISGGEEECVVFFENIVRKNPANFYLSRLFKGERAFPHEEMYRKTIRFGMDFEKILKSGTKVFIHTLRAIPKEDSFKNKFRLARLIAETAKAFLEDEIDRGRGINTERMQRVLRNWNMKEVLFTEKDFEDPESVEQIILNSSSVPPVVSVQSHGKEYYLDGGLTNNLLLETFPPDRKTIGVYFESTTIVGKDPKLLERCYLQRPSEALPITSFDYTDPIGVRRAYELGKQDARLNKEKILEYLKRDWAKAVTSFKSR from the coding sequence ATGCCGCCAGTTTTAGACGATTCCATTGCGTTTGAGAGAAAACAAGAATCCCCAACGAGATTGGGGGAAGCGTTCCAAGGTCTTTGGTTGGAAAATGAAATTTGTTTAGCGATCGCGGGGGGAGGTTGTAAGGCCTTTTACGGATTGGGTTTTGGCCATGAGCTCAAGTCCTGGGGTTTGAAATTTCGGGAAGTCTCTGGTGTATCCGCGGGAGCCGCTATGGTTCTTTGTCTCATCAGCGGGGGTGAAGAGGAATGTGTGGTCTTTTTTGAAAACATCGTTCGAAAAAATCCTGCAAACTTTTATCTAAGTCGACTTTTTAAGGGAGAAAGAGCATTCCCGCACGAAGAAATGTATCGAAAGACGATTCGATTTGGAATGGATTTCGAGAAAATCCTAAAATCAGGCACGAAAGTATTTATACATACGTTAAGAGCCATTCCCAAAGAAGATTCGTTTAAGAATAAGTTCCGTCTTGCAAGATTGATCGCCGAAACGGCAAAGGCATTTTTAGAGGATGAGATCGATCGTGGTCGAGGGATCAATACCGAAAGAATGCAAAGAGTACTCAGAAATTGGAATATGAAAGAAGTATTATTTACGGAAAAGGACTTTGAAGATCCGGAATCGGTAGAACAGATCATACTCAATTCTTCTTCGGTTCCTCCGGTTGTTTCCGTTCAAAGTCACGGGAAAGAATATTATCTCGACGGTGGACTCACCAACAATCTACTTTTGGAAACATTTCCACCCGATCGAAAAACGATCGGAGTCTATTTTGAATCGACTACGATCGTTGGAAAGGATCCGAAACTTTTGGAAAGATGTTATTTGCAAAGACCTTCCGAGGCGTTGCCAATCACTTCCTTTGATTATACGGATCCGATCGGAGTCCGAAGAGCGTATGAACTTGGAAAACAGGACGCTCGATTGAATAAGGAAAAAATTTTAGAATATCTCAAAAGGGATTGGGCAAAGGCGGTCACCTCGTTTAAATCGAGATAG
- a CDS encoding sodium:solute symporter family protein has translation MLGISVILYLFTTILIGAVASRFISDSKDYVLAGRRLPLFLASSALFATWFGSETLLGASSRFVDEGVIGVIEDPFGAALCLFLVGLFFARPLYRMNILTFGDFYKNRFGRKAEIVSSIFMIPSYFGWVAAQFVALGIILHSITDLPVSTGIFIGAGVVLIYTTIGGMWAISLTDFLQTILIILGLAYLVWDLSDQAGGLNAVLESTKPGFFRFVPEMNFKSILVYIAAWMTIGLGSIPQQDIFQRVMASKSEKVAVYSSLLASFFYLSVALLPLLAVLCARKVYPEIAVEDAQMILPKTVLTHTGLFTQILFFGALLSAVMSTASGAILAPASVLGENVVRPFLKNPTEKRILQILRISVVVITLISLLMAITKSNIYELVSQASALSLVSLFIPLLAGLFWKKSTSTGAVVSMISGFIVWLFWNLGSFEIPASIPGLFSSWFGLLIGDRLERMGYGFSEEIKSEEEIEPTSV, from the coding sequence TTGCTCGGAATTTCAGTCATACTTTATTTGTTTACGACGATTTTGATCGGAGCCGTCGCCTCCCGATTTATCAGCGATTCCAAAGACTATGTTCTTGCAGGAAGACGGTTGCCGCTTTTTCTGGCATCGTCCGCGTTGTTCGCAACCTGGTTCGGATCGGAGACCTTGCTCGGAGCATCTTCTCGATTTGTGGATGAAGGTGTGATCGGTGTGATTGAAGATCCTTTTGGAGCGGCACTTTGTTTGTTTCTTGTAGGTCTTTTTTTCGCACGTCCACTCTATCGAATGAACATTCTTACCTTCGGAGATTTTTATAAAAATCGATTCGGAAGAAAAGCTGAAATCGTATCCAGTATTTTTATGATTCCTTCCTACTTCGGCTGGGTTGCGGCGCAGTTTGTTGCGTTAGGGATCATTCTTCATTCGATAACGGATCTTCCCGTTTCTACCGGAATTTTTATCGGCGCGGGAGTCGTTTTGATTTATACGACGATCGGAGGAATGTGGGCGATCTCTCTCACCGATTTTTTGCAGACCATTTTAATCATATTAGGACTTGCTTATTTAGTTTGGGACTTGAGCGATCAAGCAGGAGGATTGAATGCGGTTTTGGAATCCACAAAACCCGGATTTTTTCGATTTGTACCCGAAATGAATTTCAAAAGTATCCTGGTCTATATCGCGGCTTGGATGACGATCGGACTCGGATCGATTCCGCAACAGGATATCTTTCAGAGAGTGATGGCTTCCAAATCGGAAAAGGTCGCGGTGTATTCTTCGTTGTTAGCTTCTTTTTTTTATTTGAGTGTGGCGTTACTCCCTTTGCTTGCAGTGCTTTGTGCAAGAAAAGTGTATCCGGAAATCGCAGTAGAAGACGCACAGATGATTTTGCCAAAGACGGTGTTGACTCATACAGGACTGTTTACACAGATTTTATTTTTCGGAGCGCTTCTTTCTGCGGTGATGAGCACGGCGAGTGGTGCGATTTTGGCGCCGGCTTCCGTTTTGGGTGAGAATGTAGTGCGTCCTTTTTTAAAAAATCCCACGGAAAAAAGGATCTTACAAATCTTAAGAATCTCCGTTGTGGTCATCACTTTGATTTCGCTTTTGATGGCGATCACAAAGAGCAATATCTACGAGTTGGTGTCGCAAGCGTCTGCTTTGAGTTTGGTATCTTTGTTTATTCCTTTACTTGCGGGACTTTTTTGGAAAAAGTCCACTTCTACCGGCGCCGTAGTTTCTATGATTTCGGGGTTTATCGTGTGGCTTTTTTGGAATCTCGGATCTTTTGAAATACCCGCATCGATTCCAGGATTGTTTTCAAGCTGGTTTGGGCTTTTGATCGGCGATCGATTGGAGAGAATGGGGTACGGTTTTTCAGAAGAAATAAAATCAGAAGAGGAAATCGAACCCACTTCGGTTTAA
- a CDS encoding transposase, translating to MSRKSQYDEEFQKNAVDLLLKTSKSLGQLSNDLGVSINTLRNWKKKYLTDEGPFKDALQDKVDRLEKQLAEVTEEREILKKSVAIFLKPRS from the coding sequence ATGTCCCGTAAATCCCAATATGATGAAGAATTTCAAAAGAATGCAGTCGACCTTTTGCTCAAGACAAGTAAGTCCTTAGGCCAACTATCGAATGATTTAGGTGTATCGATAAATACGCTAAGAAATTGGAAGAAGAAATATCTGACGGATGAGGGTCCGTTCAAAGATGCGCTTCAGGACAAAGTAGATCGCCTCGAAAAACAGTTAGCGGAAGTGACGGAGGAGAGGGAGATCCTAAAAAAGTCCGTGGCCATCTTCTTGAAACCCCGCAGTTGA
- a CDS encoding IS3 family transposase, with protein sequence MKYSFIKTNHIPFRLEKMCNVLDVSKSGYYSWLKRPESGRSKANRELDKNIQRLYGENEGRAGYLRIHQDLRAESNLVSKNRVYKRMHVMGLKAVRKRSFHPVTTNSKHKLPVAQNLLNQDFKTFSLNKIWLSDITYIPIAGRWSYLFAIKDLYNREIIGWELAPTLEARHLLHAFEKALMRRRSPKAVIFHSDRGVQYASEDFRKALSKNEFIQSMSRKGNCYDNAPMESFFKTLKVEEVYRRKFNTIKDAKYFLFDYIERYYNRRRRHSALGYLSPVEFREQITV encoded by the coding sequence TTGAAGTATTCGTTTATTAAAACGAATCACATTCCTTTTCGACTTGAGAAGATGTGCAACGTTCTTGATGTATCGAAGAGTGGGTATTACAGCTGGCTGAAAAGACCAGAAAGCGGGAGGTCTAAAGCCAATCGCGAATTGGATAAAAACATCCAGCGACTTTATGGGGAGAATGAAGGCAGAGCCGGTTATTTACGAATTCATCAGGACCTGCGAGCAGAATCGAATCTCGTTTCAAAGAACCGAGTTTACAAGAGAATGCATGTAATGGGCTTAAAGGCCGTTCGGAAACGTTCTTTTCATCCTGTAACCACCAATTCTAAGCATAAACTCCCAGTAGCTCAAAATCTTTTGAATCAGGATTTTAAGACATTCTCCTTAAATAAGATTTGGCTCTCGGATATCACCTACATACCTATTGCCGGAAGATGGTCCTATCTCTTTGCAATCAAGGATCTCTACAATCGAGAAATCATCGGTTGGGAGTTAGCGCCTACCCTTGAGGCAAGGCATCTTCTTCATGCATTCGAAAAGGCTTTAATGCGGAGGAGATCCCCGAAAGCAGTTATATTCCACTCGGATAGAGGAGTCCAATATGCCAGCGAAGATTTTAGAAAAGCTTTAAGTAAAAATGAGTTCATCCAAAGCATGAGCAGGAAAGGTAACTGCTACGACAATGCTCCGATGGAATCTTTCTTTAAAACTCTAAAGGTAGAAGAAGTTTACAGAAGGAAATTCAACACTATTAAGGATGCGAAATATTTTCTGTTTGACTATATCGAAAGATACTACAACAGAAGGAGAAGACACTCGGCTTTAGGCTATCTTAGCCCTGTCGAGTTCAGAGAACAAATTACTGTATGA
- a CDS encoding STAS domain-containing protein, which produces METTNNSNTFQSSGNDSKDELLVEIISGSHVNHLLKPHISILKTTGEVNIFSSKKLKDMFNQKIDDGARVLLLDFSATTHIDSSGLAALISTQARLMKQLKGALIVYAIPNSIAKIFELTRLDKIIILAIDLDEAADKAMTF; this is translated from the coding sequence ATGGAAACAACAAACAACTCGAATACGTTTCAAAGCAGCGGAAATGATTCTAAAGATGAGTTATTAGTAGAAATAATCTCCGGATCTCACGTAAATCATCTACTCAAACCGCATATATCGATTCTAAAGACGACGGGGGAAGTGAACATCTTTTCATCGAAGAAATTAAAGGATATGTTCAACCAAAAAATTGATGATGGAGCAAGAGTTCTTCTTTTGGATTTTTCCGCTACTACACATATCGATTCTTCAGGACTGGCAGCTTTGATCAGCACCCAGGCTCGATTGATGAAACAGCTCAAAGGAGCTCTCATCGTCTATGCAATTCCGAATTCGATCGCCAAAATTTTTGAACTAACTAGATTGGATAAAATCATCATCTTAGCGATCGATCTGGACGAAGCTGCAGACAAAGCAATGACATTTTAA
- a CDS encoding IS256 family transposase translates to MRAEEEKAHLKVIQVDETQLKKDLSELVRGSVEETLNALLDEEADKLCKASRYERSPDRVATRAGSYNRNFETKAGKVKLKVPKLRTIPFESAIIDRYKRRESSVEEALMEMYLAGVSVRRVEDITESLWGTKVSPSTISKLNQKVFVQIDEWRIRPLTDEYPYVYLDGLYLKKSWGGEVRNVAILVAIGVNSEGYREVLGSMEGAREDKESWQAFLKHLKDRGLRGVNLIISDKCLGLVESIPYFFPESKWQRCIVHFYRNVFGKAPRSSFKVISQMLKALHSQENKEEALKKANFVAERLTEMKLKEAAKVISDGIEETLSYMDFPSEHWRKIRTNNPLERIIKEIKRRTKVVGAFPDGKSALMLATARLRHVASTKWGTKKYVDMEKLKELKTLKIMA, encoded by the coding sequence ATGAGGGCAGAAGAAGAAAAAGCACACTTGAAAGTAATCCAAGTGGATGAGACCCAGCTCAAGAAAGACTTGAGCGAACTCGTAAGAGGTTCAGTGGAAGAAACGCTGAACGCTCTCTTAGATGAGGAAGCGGATAAACTCTGCAAAGCCTCGAGGTATGAGAGAAGCCCGGATCGAGTAGCTACAAGAGCGGGTTCGTATAATAGAAACTTCGAAACAAAAGCGGGAAAAGTAAAGTTAAAAGTTCCCAAACTAAGAACAATTCCGTTTGAGTCGGCGATCATCGATCGATACAAGCGACGGGAGAGTTCGGTAGAAGAAGCTCTCATGGAGATGTATCTCGCGGGAGTTTCAGTTCGGAGAGTCGAGGACATTACCGAAAGCCTCTGGGGAACCAAGGTCTCACCTTCAACGATCAGCAAACTCAACCAAAAAGTTTTTGTTCAAATCGACGAATGGAGAATCCGTCCGCTTACTGACGAATATCCTTACGTTTACCTGGACGGACTTTACTTGAAGAAGTCTTGGGGTGGAGAAGTTCGTAACGTAGCGATTCTCGTAGCCATAGGGGTTAATTCAGAAGGTTACAGAGAAGTTCTTGGTTCGATGGAAGGAGCCAGAGAAGACAAAGAGAGTTGGCAAGCGTTCCTAAAACATCTTAAGGACCGGGGACTCAGAGGAGTGAACTTAATTATCTCAGACAAATGTTTAGGCTTAGTGGAATCGATTCCTTACTTCTTTCCAGAATCGAAATGGCAGAGGTGTATCGTTCATTTCTACAGGAATGTATTTGGAAAGGCTCCAAGAAGTTCCTTTAAAGTGATTTCACAAATGTTGAAAGCGCTTCATTCTCAGGAAAACAAAGAAGAAGCTTTGAAGAAAGCCAACTTTGTCGCCGAGCGCTTGACTGAAATGAAATTGAAGGAAGCAGCTAAAGTCATCTCCGATGGAATCGAAGAAACTCTCTCTTATATGGATTTTCCTTCCGAGCATTGGAGAAAGATCCGAACCAACAATCCATTAGAAAGAATCATCAAAGAGATCAAGAGAAGAACAAAGGTCGTAGGAGCCTTTCCTGATGGGAAGTCCGCTCTCATGTTAGCCACTGCTCGCCTCAGGCATGTTGCATCAACTAAGTGGGGAACAAAAAAGTATGTTGACATGGAGAAGTTAAAAGAGTTAAAAACTTTAAAGATCATGGCTTGA
- a CDS encoding ATP-binding protein, whose protein sequence is MRFKNIKIFRFLLSILLGCLLSCEYIQTDSDPIQNGHIDLSRWDPNSGPLNLKGEWQFCWDQLIPPDSKEEVWEKNCNGYFPVPSYWKFYEINGKQLSPFGKATYRLKIKLPESYSEPYSLLWTEILSAFEIFIDNRSVIKIGKVGDSFESMIPDLRPGQGYIGPLQNEITIVIWISNFNHQNHGFWQPLYIGNWEKIRSKYSIEILIEVGCFASFCFIGLYHLIAFLFRTQSKEYLFFGLFCILMGIRQLSLENHSFYIFFPEVGFDSYIRIIYFIVIANATAMCWFIKSLFSNEIPSVFIILITSILTAFVLALFLPVRVFTQFSEAIFLLITFLPLSFIPFLIKAWKNHKEGAMIILFANVIFTLTIINDILFTLGYVSTGYFSHIGIIFFILLEAVVLAKKLAMSIQNSEKLTVELELTLEKNIRAHREILKLKELQKTSLETQVALRTQELVKARNEAESANKVKSQFLAAMSHEIRTPLNGVIGLSEQFKSTPLDANQEHILSLIRSSGDTLLKIINNILDYSKLEAEKIELEIDHFSWKVLVKEIEGIYSYQIKQKDIDLSIEFFPDFIDEAAGDEHRIKQILSNLVSNAVKFTDSGRIEIRLFSQRLEELEHRIEYKVRIIDTGVGIPKEKIDFLFQKFFQLDSSISRKYGGTGLGLAISKKLVELMDGTIQAMRNQEKGSTFEFSILLFEDASYKPIKQTKAIDFSKLSLDTNILIAEDDSTNIFLLSQILKKLNISHDIAKDGIEVIEKVKKSKFDLIFMDINMPRLDGISASEFILNDPNIAEKPIIIAVTADVLQEDKTKCTRAGMSGFLAKPYSRKEIEQMIYDWLIEQKQ, encoded by the coding sequence ATGCGTTTTAAGAACATCAAGATTTTCCGTTTTTTATTATCAATTCTCCTCGGATGTCTCCTTTCCTGCGAGTATATCCAAACCGATTCAGATCCGATCCAAAATGGGCATATAGATCTTTCTCGTTGGGATCCGAATTCCGGTCCGTTGAACTTAAAGGGAGAATGGCAGTTCTGCTGGGATCAGTTGATTCCTCCCGATTCGAAGGAGGAAGTATGGGAGAAAAATTGCAACGGCTATTTTCCGGTACCGTCCTACTGGAAGTTTTATGAAATTAACGGGAAACAATTGTCTCCGTTCGGAAAAGCGACTTATCGATTGAAAATCAAACTCCCGGAATCCTACAGCGAACCTTACAGCCTACTTTGGACCGAAATTCTTTCCGCGTTTGAAATTTTTATCGATAACCGCTCCGTCATCAAAATCGGTAAAGTAGGAGACAGTTTTGAATCGATGATTCCGGATCTAAGACCGGGTCAAGGATATATCGGACCGCTTCAAAACGAGATTACGATTGTCATTTGGATTTCGAATTTCAACCATCAGAATCACGGCTTTTGGCAACCCCTTTATATTGGAAATTGGGAAAAGATTAGAAGCAAATACTCTATTGAAATTTTGATCGAGGTCGGATGTTTCGCTTCTTTTTGTTTTATCGGTTTGTATCATCTCATTGCATTTCTCTTCAGAACACAATCCAAAGAATACTTATTTTTCGGCCTTTTTTGCATTCTTATGGGAATCAGACAACTGAGTTTAGAAAATCATAGTTTTTATATTTTTTTCCCAGAAGTAGGATTCGATTCGTATATTAGAATTATATACTTTATAGTAATTGCAAACGCAACTGCAATGTGTTGGTTTATCAAATCCTTATTTTCAAACGAGATCCCTTCCGTATTTATCATTCTAATCACCTCTATTTTGACAGCATTTGTCTTGGCTCTTTTTTTACCAGTTCGAGTGTTTACTCAATTTTCAGAAGCGATTTTTCTATTGATCACTTTTCTTCCCTTGAGTTTTATTCCATTTTTGATCAAGGCTTGGAAAAATCATAAAGAAGGCGCTATGATCATCCTATTTGCGAATGTGATCTTTACTCTGACGATCATCAACGATATTCTTTTTACTCTTGGATACGTCTCCACAGGATACTTCTCTCATATCGGAATCATCTTTTTCATTCTTTTAGAAGCAGTCGTATTGGCGAAAAAACTTGCGATGTCCATTCAAAATTCCGAAAAGCTAACGGTGGAATTGGAATTGACCTTGGAGAAAAATATTCGCGCACACCGCGAAATACTAAAACTCAAAGAATTACAAAAGACAAGCTTAGAAACTCAAGTCGCTCTAAGAACTCAAGAATTGGTCAAAGCGCGTAACGAGGCGGAATCCGCGAATAAAGTGAAATCCCAATTTTTAGCAGCGATGAGCCACGAGATCAGAACTCCGTTAAACGGCGTCATAGGTTTATCCGAACAATTTAAATCCACTCCTCTCGATGCAAATCAAGAACATATTCTCAGCCTCATTCGAAGTAGCGGAGATACATTATTAAAAATCATAAATAATATTTTGGATTATTCCAAACTGGAAGCGGAGAAGATCGAATTGGAGATCGATCATTTTTCCTGGAAGGTTTTAGTTAAAGAGATCGAGGGTATTTATTCTTATCAAATCAAACAGAAAGACATAGATCTAAGTATAGAATTTTTTCCTGATTTTATCGATGAAGCCGCAGGAGATGAGCATAGAATCAAACAAATTCTTTCCAATCTCGTATCCAATGCCGTGAAATTTACCGATTCGGGAAGGATCGAAATTCGATTGTTTTCTCAAAGACTGGAAGAGCTGGAACATCGAATCGAATATAAGGTTCGGATTATCGATACCGGTGTCGGGATTCCAAAAGAAAAGATCGACTTTCTTTTTCAAAAGTTTTTTCAGTTGGATTCAAGCATTTCTAGAAAATACGGTGGCACAGGTCTCGGTCTTGCCATTTCCAAAAAGTTGGTCGAATTGATGGACGGAACAATCCAAGCGATGCGAAATCAAGAAAAAGGATCCACATTTGAATTTTCCATCCTCCTTTTCGAAGACGCGTCTTACAAACCGATAAAACAAACTAAGGCGATCGATTTTTCTAAACTTTCTTTGGATACAAATATACTGATTGCCGAAGACGATTCTACAAACATTTTTTTATTATCGCAGATTCTTAAAAAATTGAATATCTCTCATGACATCGCTAAAGACGGCATCGAAGTGATAGAAAAAGTCAAAAAATCGAAATTCGATTTGATTTTTATGGACATCAATATGCCTCGTCTGGACGGAATCAGCGCTTCCGAATTTATCTTAAACGATCCGAACATCGCAGAAAAACCGATTATCATTGCGGTCACAGCCGATGTATTGCAAGAAGACAAGACAAAATGTACTCGCGCGGGGATGTCCGGTTTTTTAGCAAAACCTTATTCTAGAAAAGAAATCGAACAGATGATTTACGATTGGTTGATCGAACAAAAACAGTAG
- a CDS encoding response regulator yields the protein METAKILIVEDETLVAQDIKYRLIKMGYSTLYVSSNGEDAIQQAKKFQPDLILMDIILAQGMDGVEAVKQIREFLNTPIIYLTASSDTDTLTRAKETSPSGFILKPFQTRELQIAIELTLHKNETEKEILKKEKWLSATLKSIGEGVIASDNTDIVFFINPTAQKLTGWNESEALGKKLLEIIHIVDTSSKNNTKNEAIVEKNLRSDIPSNGILIGKNGNKTQVTVAAKSVMGSNGEQLGVVLMIRDLENSDS from the coding sequence ATGGAAACCGCGAAAATACTCATTGTAGAAGACGAAACCCTCGTTGCGCAAGATATCAAATATCGTCTGATTAAGATGGGATATTCGACTCTATATGTATCCTCTAACGGCGAAGACGCGATTCAACAGGCAAAAAAATTCCAACCCGACCTGATTTTGATGGATATCATCTTAGCTCAAGGTATGGACGGAGTGGAGGCGGTGAAACAAATTCGCGAATTTTTAAATACACCCATCATTTATCTTACTGCGTCTTCCGATACGGATACGCTAACGCGGGCAAAGGAAACGTCTCCGAGCGGATTTATTTTGAAACCGTTTCAGACTCGAGAACTTCAGATCGCGATCGAACTTACGTTGCATAAAAACGAGACCGAAAAGGAAATTCTCAAAAAAGAAAAATGGCTGAGTGCAACTCTTAAAAGTATAGGAGAGGGAGTGATTGCTTCGGATAATACGGACATCGTTTTTTTTATCAATCCTACGGCGCAAAAACTGACCGGATGGAATGAGAGCGAAGCCTTGGGAAAAAAACTTTTAGAAATTATTCATATCGTCGACACCTCTTCAAAAAATAACACCAAGAACGAGGCCATAGTGGAAAAAAATCTCAGATCCGATATCCCATCAAATGGGATTCTAATTGGAAAAAATGGAAACAAGACGCAAGTGACCGTAGCCGCAAAATCGGTGATGGGGAGCAACGGAGAACAGCTCGGCGTCGTTTTGATGATTCGGGATCTGGAGAATTCTGATTCTTGA
- a CDS encoding diguanylate cyclase produces MKKSVKILIVEDEKVVAKDIRNRLLKIGYNSPVIASTGTDAIQKALELKPDLILMDIMLSRGTIDGIEVATELKSKMDVAVIYLTAYADDHSLSRTKATEPYGYIIKPVRTRELQVAIEIALNKHSMEKKLRENRHLLLTTLESIGDCVITTDSKGIVTFMNRMSELLTGWTMREAVGNNIQDIIRIVSDSTRDLITDPISMILRQNEPLYFVNDVQLLDREQKEVPIECTASLIHSDDGKMLGAVLVFRDITERKITEECIRYLAYHDPLTGLPNRALLFERFKQNIDLARPKRINHNMAFLFLDLDDFKQVNDRMGHEAGDFLLKEFSERMKASVREDDIVVRLAGDEFIIILNDLANPDDVELVVKKLLDVVRKPFLIRGQEIIISVSIGISIYPTNGNDLDELIRFADTAMYRSKLHGKNSYAFFCAETDKNVV; encoded by the coding sequence ATGAAGAAGTCCGTAAAAATTCTCATCGTTGAAGATGAAAAGGTCGTCGCAAAGGATATTCGAAATCGTCTTCTAAAAATCGGATATAATTCTCCAGTAATCGCTTCTACTGGAACGGACGCGATTCAGAAGGCCTTGGAGTTGAAACCGGATCTGATCCTTATGGATATCATGCTTTCGAGGGGCACGATAGACGGTATTGAAGTCGCTACCGAATTAAAGTCTAAGATGGATGTTGCTGTCATCTATCTCACCGCGTATGCGGACGATCATTCTTTATCGAGAACAAAAGCAACCGAACCTTACGGTTATATAATCAAACCGGTAAGAACCAGAGAACTTCAAGTCGCTATTGAGATCGCACTCAATAAACATTCCATGGAAAAAAAATTAAGGGAAAATCGACATCTGCTTTTAACCACTCTGGAAAGTATCGGGGACTGTGTGATTACCACAGATTCAAAAGGTATTGTAACTTTTATGAATCGTATGTCTGAACTCCTTACGGGATGGACTATGCGCGAAGCGGTAGGAAACAATATCCAAGACATTATCAGAATCGTATCCGATTCCACACGAGATTTGATAACGGATCCTATTTCGATGATTCTCAGACAAAACGAACCTCTTTATTTTGTAAACGATGTCCAACTTTTGGATAGGGAGCAAAAGGAAGTTCCGATCGAATGTACGGCATCTCTGATTCATTCCGATGATGGAAAAATGCTCGGTGCCGTACTTGTGTTTAGGGATATCACCGAAAGAAAAATTACGGAGGAATGCATTCGATATCTCGCGTATCACGATCCTCTTACCGGTTTACCAAATCGTGCTCTTCTTTTCGAGCGATTCAAACAGAATATAGATCTTGCGAGACCAAAGCGGATCAATCATAACATGGCGTTTTTGTTTTTGGATTTGGATGATTTTAAACAAGTCAATGATAGGATGGGACACGAAGCAGGCGATTTTCTACTCAAAGAATTTTCCGAAAGAATGAAAGCCTCTGTAAGGGAAGATGATATCGTGGTGCGATTAGCCGGAGATGAATTTATCATCATTCTCAACGATCTTGCAAATCCGGACGACGTGGAATTAGTCGTTAAAAAATTGCTGGATGTGGTTCGTAAACCGTTTCTCATTCGTGGACAAGAGATCATAATCAGTGTAAGCATCGGTATTTCCATCTATCCGACAAACGGCAACGACTTGGACGAACTGATTCGTTTTGCTGATACGGCTATGTATAGATCCAAACTTCATGGAAAAAATTCGTATGCTTTTTTTTGCGCAGAAACGGATAAGAATGTAGTATAA